Proteins from one Mytilus galloprovincialis chromosome 11, xbMytGall1.hap1.1, whole genome shotgun sequence genomic window:
- the LOC143050826 gene encoding uncharacterized protein LOC143050826, whose translation MHGRIIFSIVICLCNIIFLEAIIQVTSTESKTSVPLNSFANINVQFSQTPVSVTWVHRNFNGSQTTITIDGNHYYESPFTVLIIFAVGRYDLGFYDCFASDGVDNYHLAIPILLCEAGTPSVESSMTSLDIDPIGQTLELDCTYTDSHVPSDPSMEPDVRWLHCDISHICSRIDKGNTLKYSGSNVTHPSLTILLYAEDDFGNYWCQVENELGQSSSHVIKLTGTVNTMMETTTTTITIPDSMTTIPDATTTTPNSTTTTTTIPDSTTTTIPDSTTTTPDSTTTTIPDSTASTTTIPDSTTITIPESITTTTIPDSTMTSIFITSENVTTGQCGGYNRDEKAIFIQYAGAKSLTGRIEDKMNIRSSIRCALYCLQCDNCNGYNYQKATGSCQLLQSSLSNYIISSSWDFYSQHI comes from the exons ATGCATGGAAGAATTATCTTCAGCATTGTAATCTGTTTATGTAACATCATTT TTTTAGAGGCAATAATCCAAGTGACCAGTACAGAATCAAAAACATCAGTACCTTTGAATAGTTTTGCTAACATAAATGTTCAGTTTTCCCAAACACCAGTTTCAGTAACCTGGGTTCACCGGAATTTTAATGGATCTCAGACAACAATTACTATAGATGGGAACCACTACTATGAATCGCCGTTTACGGTACTCATCATATTTGCAGTAGGTCGTTATGACTTGGGATTTTACGATTGTTTTGCCTCTGACGGAGTAGATAATTATCATCTTGCAATACCTATACTACTTTGTGAGGCAG GTACCCCGTCCGTAGAATCGTCAATGACATCTCTGGATATTGACCCGATAGGTCAAACACTCGAACTGGATTGTACCTACACAGACTCGCATGTACCCTCTGATCCTAGTATGGAACCTGATGTTAGATGGCTTCATTGTGATATATCGCATATCTGTAGTCGTATAGACAAAGGGAACACTTTGAAATATTCCGGAAGTAATGTAACACATCCGTCCCTAACTATTCTCCTCTATGCTGAAGATGATTTTGGTAATTATTGGTGTCAGGTGGAAAATGAACTGGGTCAATCTAGCAGTCACGTGATAAAACTAACCGGTACAG TAAATACTATGAtggaaacaacaacaacaacaataacaataCCAGACTCAATGACAACAATACCAGATGCAACCACAACAACACCAaactcaacaacaacaacaacaacaataccagactcaacaacaacaacaataccaGACTCAACCACAACAACACCAGactcaacaacaacaacaataccaGACTCAACAGCATCAACAACAACAATACCAGACTCAACAACAATAACAATACCAGaatcaataacaacaacaacaataccaGACTCAACTATGACCTCAATATTTATAACCAGTGAAAATGTAACTACAGGACAATGTGGTGGCTATAATAGAg ATGAAAAGGCTATCTTTATTCAATATGCAGGTGCGAAGAGTTTAACTGGACGCATAGAAGATAAGATGAATATACGGAGCAGTATACGATGTGCTCTGTATTGTTTACAGTGCGACAACTGTAATGGGTATAATTATCAGAAAGCAACCGGATCTTGTCAGTTATTACAGTCCTCGCTATCCAATTATATTATCAGTAGTAGCTGGGACTTTTACTCTCAAcacatttga